The genomic DNA TATCTACAGTTCGCAAGATTTTTGTTTCACGTCTAATCGAAGTCACACCAGCAGAGAAACGCCGGGAAAATATGACAGGTCTTAACAACACAAGTTTAACAACACAAGCGGAAAGTTTCAACGCAAATAGTCATTCAACGTCAGCTCATGGTTTCATCATCTTCACAGCAATTCTATTGATCGTCATAATCATTTTAGCCATCATTGGAAATTTATTGGTGTGTTCAGCGATCCTTGTGAACACCCAGCTGCGTTCCTCGCCGACAATgctctttattttctctttggcCATCAGTGATTTACTAACTGCCACTCTCTCTATGCCTTTTGACGTGGATCAACAACTGGTACAATTCAAGTGGGTACATAGTGAGGGACTCTGTGAGGCATGGACGACCGCGTACCTCATCACTGTGCCCTCTTCTATTTGGAACCTTCTTGTGGTGAGCGTTGATCGTTATAAGAGCCTTGAGGACCCTCTGAACCGTTATCGCCGAAGACCATTCATGACCCACAAAAGGGCCATTCTGGTCATTCTACTAGTGTGGGTGTATTCGATAGCTTTTGCTTTAATTCCAGTGATGGGATGGAAATATCGACCATACAGCGTCGAGAATGATAGGTGTCACTTCAATATAACATTTCCTTACTCCATTGTGAGCTCCTTCGTCAACTTTATCTTCCCTCTCTTGTTGATGTGTTTCCTCTACTTAAAAATCTTCATGATTGCGCGAAGCATTAACAATGGGAAGTTTTCGCAAAGGAGAAAAACACCGTCCGAATCGTTGGCTTGCGAAGGAAATTCGACAAACGCTGCAGGATTTTCGAAGCCGGTCGAGAGACGCCAGAAAAGATTTAAACGCAATTTAAAGGCTGCTAAGAATATTCTGATCATAGTCTGCGCTTTCTTCTTTTGTTGGATGCCGCACACAATGCTAAGCCTGGTGATACTTTTCGGAGGAAATAAAATTTGGATTAAAGTACCTCCTGGGCTATCTCCGTGTTTTTTGCTTCTAGGATATCTTAATTCTGCACTAAATCCACCTCTGTACACCTTTCAGAACAAACGTTTCAAAGAAACGTTCGTGAAATGTTTTGGATTCCGGGCCAGGAATGCTCAGTCAAAAAGATGTTCAAACATTACTGCCATGAGTAACATAGACCCGAGTTCGACAGCTGTAAGACGCGGAGGAAATCATCAGCGAGTCACTGGTAATACATAGCGAAATGCGAAATTCAACTTGCATTAGTGCATCAGTGAAAAATGACTTTGTTTGAGAACGGGCTCATTTTGCTCGAGtgtactactaccactaccactaccactaccactaccactaccactaccactaccactaccactaccactaccactaccactactactactactactactactactactactactactactactactactactactactactactactactactactactactactactactactactagggAATGTAAGCAGAGACACCACAATGTTGCAACAGCAGTTCAATGGAAGTTGTGTGCGAAATTTCATCTGGAAAAGAAGGATAAGTGGTACGAACACGCACCTGACAGTGTAAGGGAAAACGATGAGGTTAAACTACTGTGGGATGTGAACATACTGTGTGATCATGTCATTGATGCCAGAAGACCGGACATTGTAGTTGTAAATAAACAGGAGAGAAATTGCACTATTATTAATATTGCCGTACCAGCGGATAAAAGAATTGGTGAGAAGGAGAATGAGCAAGTTGAAGAGTATCGACCTTAAAAGAGAAATTGCAAGAATGTGGAACATGAGAACTGTGCAGGTGTTACCTATTGTTGTAGGATCACTGGGAAGTGTAAACAAAAAACTTAATGAACCAGTGGCTAGAAcagttggatgtcaaaattggtaTTTCATTACTCCAGAAAACGACGTTACTAGGAACAGCAAGGATTTTGAGAAAGGTATTGGAGCTGTAGAGTGAGGAGAAAACTCTAAGCGACTTTTGAACATACGCTATGACTCGCTCCCTTAGGAAGCTAACCGGAAAAAGGTTATCCAGTTCACAAAGatgacaataataacaacataATATTAATGATGATTATATCTATATAGCACAGTTTGTACTAAGTATCCAGCAGTGGTCTACAATCAAAGtacaaataagaaaattaaagtaaacAATTAGAAATAGATGTATTCTTggcttgcactcacgtgattagacaGTCACGTCGGTGTACACAACcaaagcaaaatgtcgctcCCGTTTTGCTTAACATTAGAGCCAAAtgcccaaaagactttttcgctgcTGTTCAGTGCaccattagggagtttaagatctgcaatgcgacggtaacgaaaacgtcatttaaaattccaACTTCAGGTTAATGAATCTTCTTCGTCATTATGTTGGCTTATCTAACTTCTAAAAgctagtgtaactttccaggaactgaattaggaggtgcggtgttgaggctacgacagaaaattcaaattcgctgccttgtgttcacgttctctgaAAAACTTTAATATTCGTAATTTCACATCGTAGATTTgcagaaaacgtgaaagaaatgtacaaaaatgaaaaaagcacgcgcagagcgtgcaaagctattgtttttgctcattaaatatgcataatttgtgacgttttctctgccgtcgcgtcgtagatcttaaactccctaatgacgTCAGATGCAAGCAAAGGATTAAAGATGGGTATCTATTAACCTTATAACCTCACAACTAAGTAATTTCTGTCAAGGAAAATTAAATAACATATCCAAGTTAAATGATTTTGCAATGAGAtaattcaaaacatttattcacttctaagtttctttaaaaatgtgAAATCGTGACCGTAGACTTGATTTCATCCGGTGGATTTTTCCACATAAAGTTGGCGCAATCAACAGAAAAATCTCTAGATAACTCCCTAAGAACAACGAAGGAGGAATCTGGAATTAAGGTTTGTGAGCAGTCGAAGCTC from Montipora capricornis isolate CH-2021 chromosome 2, ASM3666992v2, whole genome shotgun sequence includes the following:
- the LOC138038128 gene encoding histamine H2 receptor-like; protein product: MTGLNNTSLTTQAESFNANSHSTSAHGFIIFTAILLIVIIILAIIGNLLVCSAILVNTQLRSSPTMLFIFSLAISDLLTATLSMPFDVDQQLVQFKWVHSEGLCEAWTTAYLITVPSSIWNLLVVSVDRYKSLEDPLNRYRRRPFMTHKRAILVILLVWVYSIAFALIPVMGWKYRPYSVENDRCHFNITFPYSIVSSFVNFIFPLLLMCFLYLKIFMIARSINNGKFSQRRKTPSESLACEGNSTNAAGFSKPVERRQKRFKRNLKAAKNILIIVCAFFFCWMPHTMLSLVILFGGNKIWIKVPPGLSPCFLLLGYLNSALNPPLYTFQNKRFKETFVKCFGFRARNAQSKRCSNITAMSNIDPSSTAVRRGGNHQRVTGNT